A stretch of DNA from Anopheles nili chromosome 2, idAnoNiliSN_F5_01, whole genome shotgun sequence:
TCTATGACAAGAATGTTGTGTTTTTACGCGACTGCTACGTGTTTTTTATCTCTGTCAAAGAAACTTTTTGTCGATTGCTATCCTTGTTGCGTGTTCCCAGAGTCTACTTGCTTGAGTCTGTTTCGGTCAACGGTGATGTATCTGATAAATGATTAAGTGTGATCATTCGGCGGCAGTACACGATGGTCCGCTACCAGCTTAAACTACTCGCAGCAGTTCGACGTCGAAAGTCAACCGAGCATTCGGGGGAATGACACCCGGGTGGCCACGGCTACCGTAGGCGTAATCCGGCGAGCACACCAGCTTAACACGCTGGCCGACCGACATCTGGGCGACACCTTCATCCCAGCCACGGATCACCTCACCCTTGCCGACAGCAAACTGGAACGGCTTGCCACGGGTGCGCGAGGAATCGAACACCGTTCCATCGTCGAGGGTTCCGGTGTAGTGAACGACCGCAGTCTGACCCGGCTTCGGGAAGGTGGTTTCTGTTCAAAAGGACACAAACGGCAGCGAAAGTGGgaataaatgaaacgaactGTCATCTTTTAAGGGATGATCCTTATCGACCGAAAGGACAATTGCTCAATACTTACGGTCGCCGTCGGCAATTGGAATGATCTGCACACCCATTTTTATCGTGCTTGGTTACGGTGCTTGACGACAGCGACGAAAGAAGCCGACAATATTACACTGTTTTCCCTGGACGCAGAAACGCTACGAGCCGTTCGGACACTGAATCtagaagc
This window harbors:
- the LOC128721222 gene encoding peptidyl-prolyl cis-trans isomerase Fkbp12 is translated as MGVQIIPIADGDQTTFPKPGQTAVVHYTGTLDDGTVFDSSRTRGKPFQFAVGKGEVIRGWDEGVAQMSVGQRVKLVCSPDYAYGSRGHPGVIPPNARLTFDVELLRVV